In a single window of the Pseudomonas oryzihabitans genome:
- a CDS encoding glycoside hydrolase family 5 protein: MMNPSFLKFSRRTAKVLPFVAALALANGAKAEQVSLVGLNLSGAGFAGQVLPGVNGTNYIFPVEAYFKQWSAKGIKLIRFPIIWERLQPVLGGPLDPTYAALVDQTFANAQKYGMRIILDLHNYTFYRGSVIGSTAVPYDRYQEIMTRIAQRWSNQPALYAYDIMNEPHDSMAQWPIAAQYGINGVRAVDKTKPIMIEGNGWSEATRWPLWNDSLLALKDPSDNLIFQAHSYFDESAGGNYTGIDVGKLSQDYGVERVRPFVEWLKKNKKKGMIGEFGVPDNDPRWLPLMDRMLAYLKQNCIPSTYWAAGPGWGNYFLSVEPINGADRPQWPTLRKYLDDSSCSAIGPIASGAGSTPASGSGTTGSSSGGSGGSGGAPTGSTNGGTTGPGTSAGNGSTGNTGGSTTTGVTTSINDFTNEDWLHGVYRKSAGFSIPASAANVGAFKVGAQITPADGKSYKVTYAQVVGSNMSVFIESPQLDGNAYGYPKTLRTGTTTSGTPATVPGTTTGSTGSTGTSSASSSSGNAASVVTVPTVETKPVTGTGSTGATGSSPAQTGASSTPVASAGTPVNTAKLNLVGLNFSGAAFAPQTLPGVLNVSYIMPGEAHFQQWSAKGVRLIRFPVIWERLQTRFFGSLEGAYTQQVTQVLELAKKYNMKVILALDNGGRYKGTLIGTGSVTNFNYWDLMYRLAYQWGNHAALYGYDIMGKPNGADSSWPVTAQSGIDGVRTMDRTHPVIVQGNAWGSAANWPAVSNALLGLKDPANNLIYAANVYLDQDGSGSYAAQNMNGFDPQVGVNRVKPFVEWLKRNGKRGMIAEFGVPSGDSRWLTATDNLLAYLQQNCMPLTYWAAGPGWGTSALAVEPVNGVERPQWPTLKKYVDASNSCTAVGPR, from the coding sequence ATGATGAATCCATCCTTCCTGAAGTTTTCCCGCAGGACCGCCAAGGTGCTGCCTTTCGTCGCTGCGCTTGCCCTGGCCAATGGTGCCAAGGCCGAGCAGGTCAGCCTGGTCGGTTTGAATCTGTCCGGTGCCGGTTTCGCCGGTCAGGTGCTGCCGGGTGTGAACGGTACGAACTACATCTTTCCCGTGGAAGCCTACTTCAAGCAGTGGAGCGCCAAGGGGATCAAGCTGATTCGTTTCCCGATCATCTGGGAGCGACTGCAGCCGGTGCTGGGCGGTCCGCTGGATCCGACCTATGCCGCGCTGGTGGACCAGACCTTTGCCAATGCGCAGAAGTACGGCATGCGGATCATCCTCGATCTGCACAACTACACCTTCTATCGCGGTTCGGTGATCGGCAGCACGGCAGTGCCCTATGACCGCTACCAGGAGATCATGACCCGTATCGCCCAGCGCTGGAGCAATCAGCCTGCGCTCTATGCCTACGACATCATGAACGAGCCGCACGACTCCATGGCCCAGTGGCCGATCGCTGCCCAATACGGTATCAACGGCGTGCGCGCGGTCGACAAGACCAAACCCATCATGATCGAGGGCAACGGCTGGTCGGAGGCGACCCGCTGGCCGCTGTGGAACGACTCCCTGCTGGCGCTCAAGGATCCGTCCGACAACCTGATCTTCCAGGCACATTCCTATTTCGACGAAAGCGCCGGCGGCAACTACACCGGAATCGATGTCGGCAAGTTGAGCCAGGACTACGGCGTGGAGCGCGTGCGGCCCTTCGTCGAGTGGCTCAAGAAGAACAAAAAGAAGGGCATGATCGGGGAGTTCGGCGTGCCGGATAACGATCCGCGCTGGCTGCCGCTGATGGACCGGATGCTGGCCTATCTCAAGCAGAACTGCATTCCTTCGACCTACTGGGCGGCCGGCCCGGGTTGGGGCAACTACTTCCTGTCGGTGGAGCCGATCAATGGCGCCGACCGGCCGCAGTGGCCGACCCTGCGCAAATACCTCGATGACAGTAGCTGCTCCGCCATCGGCCCCATCGCCAGCGGCGCAGGCAGTACGCCGGCGAGCGGCTCAGGCACCACGGGTAGCTCGAGCGGTGGCAGCGGTGGCAGCGGTGGCGCTCCTACCGGCTCCACCAATGGCGGGACTACGGGGCCGGGCACTTCCGCAGGCAATGGTAGTACCGGCAATACCGGTGGCTCGACCACTACTGGGGTCACCACCTCGATCAACGACTTCACCAACGAAGATTGGCTGCATGGCGTGTATCGCAAGTCGGCGGGTTTCTCCATTCCCGCGTCGGCCGCGAACGTGGGGGCCTTCAAGGTAGGCGCCCAGATAACGCCGGCCGATGGCAAGAGCTACAAGGTGACCTATGCCCAGGTCGTCGGCAGTAACATGAGCGTCTTCATCGAGAGCCCGCAGCTCGATGGCAACGCCTATGGCTATCCCAAGACGCTGCGCACCGGGACCACCACCTCCGGCACGCCGGCCACGGTACCGGGCACCACCACGGGCTCGACTGGCAGCACGGGCACCTCCAGCGCGAGCAGCAGCTCAGGCAATGCCGCGTCGGTCGTGACGGTGCCGACGGTCGAGACCAAGCCCGTGACCGGAACCGGCAGTACCGGGGCGACCGGTTCCAGCCCGGCGCAGACGGGGGCCTCGTCGACGCCCGTGGCGTCGGCTGGCACGCCAGTGAATACCGCCAAGCTCAATCTGGTCGGGCTGAATTTCTCTGGCGCCGCCTTCGCGCCCCAGACGCTGCCGGGGGTGCTCAACGTCAGCTACATCATGCCGGGCGAGGCGCATTTCCAGCAGTGGAGCGCCAAGGGCGTGCGGCTGATTCGCTTCCCGGTGATCTGGGAGCGGCTGCAGACGCGCTTCTTCGGCAGTCTGGAAGGGGCTTACACCCAGCAGGTCACCCAGGTGCTGGAGCTGGCCAAGAAATACAACATGAAGGTGATCCTGGCGCTGGATAACGGGGGGCGCTACAAGGGCACCCTGATTGGCACCGGCAGCGTTACCAACTTCAACTACTGGGATCTGATGTACCGCCTGGCCTACCAGTGGGGCAACCATGCGGCGCTCTATGGCTACGACATCATGGGCAAGCCCAACGGCGCCGACAGCAGTTGGCCGGTCACCGCGCAATCCGGTATCGACGGTGTGCGTACCATGGACCGTACCCATCCGGTGATCGTGCAGGGCAATGCCTGGGGCAGCGCGGCCAACTGGCCGGCGGTCAGCAACGCCTTGCTGGGTCTCAAGGATCCGGCGAACAACCTGATCTATGCGGCCAACGTCTACCTGGACCAGGACGGCAGCGGTAGCTATGCGGCGCAGAACATGAACGGCTTCGATCCGCAGGTAGGGGTCAATCGCGTCAAACCCTTCGTCGAATGGCTCAAGCGCAACGGCAAGCGGGGCATGATCGCCGAATTTGGCGTTCCCTCCGGCGACAGCCGCTGGTTGACCGCGACCGACAACCTGCTCGCCTACCTGCAGCAGAACTGCATGCCGCTGACCTACTGGGCTGCCGGACCGGGCTGGGGCACATCCGCACTGGCGGTCGAGCCGGTGAACGGGGTGGAGCGACCGCAGTGGCCGACGCTGAAGAAGTACGTCGACGCCAGCAACAGCTGTACGGCGGTAGGGCCCCGCTGA
- a CDS encoding FKBP-type peptidyl-prolyl cis-trans isomerase, giving the protein MSDEVRIEDVVVGDGKAVVKGALITTHYEGWLDDGTLFDSSRAKGRPFQCVIGTGRVIKGWDVGLMGMRVGGKRRLEVPAALAYGERQVGTLIKPHANLRFEIELLEVLTRDE; this is encoded by the coding sequence ATGAGCGACGAGGTACGAATCGAGGACGTGGTGGTGGGCGACGGCAAGGCCGTGGTCAAGGGTGCCCTGATCACCACCCATTACGAGGGCTGGTTGGACGATGGCACCCTGTTCGATTCGTCCCGCGCCAAGGGTCGGCCCTTCCAGTGCGTCATTGGCACGGGGCGCGTGATCAAGGGCTGGGACGTGGGGCTGATGGGCATGCGGGTGGGGGGCAAGCGGCGCCTGGAAGTGCCCGCGGCCCTCGCCTATGGCGAACGCCAGGTTGGCACCCTGATCAAGCCCCACGCCAACCTGAGGTTCGAAATCGAATTACTGGAAGTCCTGACGCGGGACGAGTGA
- a CDS encoding pirin family protein, giving the protein MSARTLLHRHPARRDDIGELQTRRPLPGPGLAHLDPFLFLNHHGPQVYPPHNAGLPFGPHPHRGFETVTFILAGALAHRDSGGHESVIEAGGIQWMTAGSGLVHAELSPAAFKRDGGDLEILQLWVNLPARLKFTPPAYHGISAADMPLIEADEGRVRIQLASGSHQGVQGAVPTLTPITLMTVEIAPGGQISLPAPAGATVFCYGVRGTLQIAGRDEAPWHLFEFADDGDHIDIASREGAVLLYGHAAPFAEPIVAHGPFVMNTADEIRQAIRDYQAGLFGDVPD; this is encoded by the coding sequence ATGTCTGCCCGTACCCTGCTCCACCGCCATCCCGCCCGGCGCGATGACATCGGCGAGCTCCAGACCCGGCGGCCGTTACCAGGCCCCGGACTGGCCCACCTGGACCCCTTCCTCTTCCTCAACCACCACGGCCCCCAGGTCTATCCGCCGCACAACGCCGGCCTGCCCTTCGGTCCCCACCCCCATCGCGGGTTCGAGACGGTGACCTTCATCCTCGCCGGCGCCCTCGCCCACCGCGACAGCGGCGGCCATGAGAGTGTCATCGAGGCCGGAGGCATCCAGTGGATGACCGCGGGCAGCGGCCTGGTCCATGCGGAGCTGTCACCCGCCGCCTTCAAGCGTGACGGCGGCGACCTGGAGATCCTGCAATTGTGGGTCAACCTCCCCGCCCGCCTGAAGTTCACGCCGCCCGCCTACCACGGCATCTCCGCCGCGGACATGCCGCTGATCGAAGCCGATGAGGGTCGGGTGCGCATCCAGCTGGCGTCCGGCAGCCACCAGGGTGTTCAGGGCGCGGTACCGACCCTGACGCCCATCACCCTGATGACGGTCGAGATCGCACCTGGCGGCCAGATATCCCTGCCCGCCCCCGCGGGCGCGACGGTGTTCTGCTATGGCGTTCGTGGCACCCTGCAGATCGCCGGACGCGATGAAGCGCCCTGGCACCTGTTCGAATTCGCCGACGACGGCGACCATATCGACATCGCCAGCCGCGAAGGCGCCGTCCTGCTCTATGGGCATGCCGCTCCCTTCGCCGAACCCATCGTCGCCCATGGGCCTTTCGTCATGAACACCGCCGATGAGATCCGCCAGGCGATCCGCGACTACCAGGCAGGGCTGTTCGGCGATGTGCCGGACTAA
- a CDS encoding sigma-54 interaction domain-containing protein — protein sequence MTLLTLTRTPEVPRYRATAQVFADPRSRELLAHLEKVAPSDASVLVIGETGTGKELIARHIHALSHRHAGPFVAVNCGAFAESLVEAELFGHEKGAFTGALTARAGWFEEANGGTLFLDEIGDLPLSVQVKLLRVLQEREVVRLGSRRSVALDVRIIAATNVPLERAVTEGTFREDLWYRLNVVSLPLLPLRQRQGDILPLARHFLHAYAQDSVSLTPAAERRLLEHPWPGNIRELENTLQHALLLKPQGLIDAADLVFVQRPSLAMPASRPREPAPVDTLLTEAFAQLFEEQPEALHERVEDALVRAAYRFCHRNQVHTARLLGLSRNVTRAHLIRIGELVVNHRRPATSRPEREVRFSI from the coding sequence ATGACGCTGCTGACCCTGACGCGCACGCCTGAGGTCCCCCGCTACCGGGCGACGGCCCAGGTCTTCGCCGATCCCCGTTCCCGAGAGTTGCTCGCCCACCTGGAAAAGGTCGCCCCCAGCGACGCCAGCGTGCTGGTGATCGGCGAGACCGGCACCGGCAAGGAGCTGATCGCGCGCCATATCCACGCCCTCAGCCATCGCCATGCCGGCCCCTTCGTCGCAGTGAACTGCGGCGCCTTCGCCGAAAGCCTGGTCGAGGCGGAACTGTTCGGCCATGAAAAGGGCGCCTTCACCGGCGCGCTGACCGCGCGCGCCGGCTGGTTCGAGGAGGCCAACGGTGGCACCCTGTTTCTCGACGAGATCGGCGATCTGCCCCTGTCGGTACAGGTCAAGCTGCTCCGGGTCCTGCAGGAGCGCGAGGTGGTCCGCCTGGGCTCCCGCCGCAGCGTCGCCCTGGACGTGCGCATCATCGCCGCGACCAACGTCCCGCTGGAGCGGGCAGTGACCGAAGGGACCTTTCGTGAAGACCTCTGGTATCGCCTCAATGTGGTCAGCCTGCCGTTGCTGCCCCTACGCCAGCGGCAGGGCGATATCCTGCCGCTGGCCCGGCATTTCCTGCACGCCTACGCCCAGGACTCGGTTTCCCTCACGCCCGCGGCGGAGCGACGCCTGCTGGAGCACCCCTGGCCCGGCAACATCCGCGAGCTGGAAAATACCCTGCAGCATGCGCTGCTGCTCAAGCCGCAGGGCCTGATCGATGCCGCGGACCTGGTCTTCGTCCAGCGTCCCAGCCTCGCTATGCCGGCGTCCCGGCCACGCGAGCCGGCGCCGGTCGATACCCTGCTGACCGAGGCCTTCGCCCAGCTCTTCGAGGAACAGCCGGAAGCCTTGCACGAGCGCGTCGAAGACGCCCTGGTGAGGGCCGCTTATCGCTTCTGCCATCGCAACCAGGTGCATACCGCGCGCCTGCTGGGCTTGAGTCGCAACGTCACCCGCGCCCATCTGATCCGCATCGGCGAGCTGGTGGTCAATCACCGGCGGCCGGCAACGTCTCGTCCGGAACGGGAGGTTCGCTTCTCCATCTGA
- a CDS encoding acyl-CoA dehydrogenase family protein, with protein sequence MSYSLLEPLTPLLTDFAATAAERDRQGGTPKAERDALRRSGLLALSIPTDLGGLGASWDETLEAVRLLARVDSSLAHVFGFHHLLLATAQLFGQPEQWRPWLERTARNALFWGNALNPLDRRTLARRSGDAWQVDGQKSFCSGALDSDLLLLSALENDDSGRLLIAVVPSGRAGIQLFDDWDNNGQRQTDSGSARFDGVRVEQQEWLLDPGPLSTPFACLRPLLAQLIFANIFLGLAEGAFTEARRYTATQARPWFKSPAASASEDPYILRHYGEFWVALESSRLLVERANGAFAQAWPQGTALTAEARGELAIAIATAKVAASRHGLDLASRLFEVGGARATAGALRLDRYWRNLRTQTLHDPVDYKLHELGDWALNDALPSPSFYS encoded by the coding sequence ATGTCCTACTCGCTGCTGGAACCCCTTACCCCATTGTTGACCGACTTCGCCGCCACGGCGGCGGAGCGTGATCGTCAGGGCGGAACCCCCAAGGCCGAGCGGGACGCCCTGCGTCGCAGTGGCCTGCTCGCCTTGAGCATTCCAACGGACCTCGGTGGCCTGGGTGCCTCCTGGGACGAGACGCTGGAAGCGGTACGCCTGCTCGCCCGGGTCGACAGCTCCCTGGCCCATGTCTTTGGCTTCCATCATCTGCTGCTGGCCACCGCCCAGCTGTTCGGCCAGCCTGAGCAGTGGCGGCCCTGGCTGGAGCGCACCGCGCGCAACGCCCTGTTCTGGGGTAACGCCCTCAATCCGCTGGATCGCCGCACCCTGGCCCGCCGGAGCGGCGACGCCTGGCAGGTGGATGGCCAGAAGAGCTTTTGCAGCGGCGCCCTGGACTCCGATCTGCTGCTGCTGTCAGCGCTGGAAAACGATGACAGCGGCCGTCTGCTGATCGCCGTGGTGCCCAGCGGACGCGCGGGTATCCAGCTGTTCGACGACTGGGACAACAACGGTCAGCGGCAGACCGACAGCGGCAGCGCGCGCTTCGACGGCGTTCGCGTCGAACAACAGGAATGGCTGCTCGACCCCGGCCCCCTGAGCACCCCTTTCGCCTGTCTGCGCCCGCTGCTGGCCCAGCTGATCTTCGCCAACATCTTTCTCGGCCTGGCCGAAGGCGCCTTCACCGAGGCGCGCCGCTACACCGCCACCCAGGCACGTCCCTGGTTCAAGTCCCCGGCTGCCAGTGCCAGCGAAGACCCCTACATCCTGCGCCACTACGGAGAGTTCTGGGTCGCCTTGGAAAGCAGCCGCCTGCTGGTGGAGCGAGCCAATGGCGCCTTCGCTCAGGCCTGGCCCCAGGGGACGGCCCTCACCGCAGAGGCTAGAGGTGAACTGGCCATCGCCATCGCCACGGCCAAGGTGGCGGCCAGTCGCCACGGCCTCGATCTCGCCAGCCGGCTGTTCGAGGTCGGCGGCGCCCGGGCCACCGCGGGCGCCCTGCGGCTGGACCGTTACTGGCGCAACCTGCGCACCCAGACCCTGCACGACCCGGTCGATTACAAACTTCACGAACTGGGCGACTGGGCCCTCAACGATGCCTTGCCCAGCCCCAGCTTCTATTCCTGA
- a CDS encoding acyl-CoA dehydrogenase family protein, with protein MNLPARHLPSPHAEAPDYEQLAARFRPLFARIAEGALERERTRTLPYAPIAWLKEAGFGAVRVPQEFGGDGASLPQLVRLLIELAAADSNLPQALRGHFAFVEDRLNAHASASQQVWFERFVAGDLVGNAWTEIGTVKLGEVITRVSQRNGEWRLNGTKYYSTGSLFADWIDVYAQRDDAGGDVIAAIRTDQPGVRQSDDWDGFGQRTTASGTSVFEEVLVEPGNLIDFSTRFTYQTAFYQLVLLAVITGSGQAAVRDFAQEVKARTRVYSHGNASAASADPQVQQVVGKASAFVYAAEAATLQAAAAAQAAFAARYAEDAAAEHEANVAAELESAQAQSAVADLVLRATSDLFNALGASATSTTKGLDRHWRNARTAASHNPLIYKERIVGAWEIEGHEPTFVWQIGDGSKHV; from the coding sequence ATGAATCTGCCCGCTCGCCACCTGCCGTCGCCCCACGCCGAGGCTCCCGACTACGAACAACTGGCGGCCCGCTTCCGCCCCCTCTTCGCCCGTATCGCCGAAGGCGCCCTGGAGCGAGAGCGCACTCGCACCCTGCCCTATGCGCCTATCGCCTGGCTCAAGGAGGCCGGCTTCGGCGCCGTGCGGGTGCCGCAGGAATTCGGTGGTGACGGCGCCAGCCTGCCGCAGCTGGTGCGCCTGCTGATCGAGCTGGCGGCCGCCGACAGCAATCTGCCCCAGGCCCTGCGTGGCCACTTCGCCTTTGTCGAGGATCGCCTCAACGCCCATGCCAGCGCCTCCCAGCAGGTCTGGTTCGAGCGTTTCGTCGCCGGAGATCTGGTGGGCAATGCCTGGACCGAGATCGGCACGGTCAAGCTCGGCGAAGTCATCACCCGGGTCAGCCAGAGAAACGGTGAATGGCGCCTCAACGGCACCAAGTACTACAGCACCGGCAGCCTGTTCGCCGACTGGATCGACGTCTACGCCCAACGCGACGACGCCGGTGGCGACGTCATCGCCGCCATCCGCACCGACCAGCCAGGCGTGCGCCAGTCCGACGACTGGGACGGCTTTGGCCAGCGCACTACCGCCAGTGGCACCTCGGTGTTCGAAGAGGTGCTGGTGGAGCCGGGCAATCTCATCGATTTCAGCACCCGCTTCACCTACCAGACCGCCTTCTACCAGCTGGTGCTGCTCGCCGTGATCACCGGCAGCGGGCAGGCCGCCGTGCGCGACTTTGCCCAGGAGGTCAAGGCACGTACCCGGGTCTACAGCCACGGCAACGCCAGCGCGGCGAGCGCCGACCCCCAGGTGCAGCAGGTGGTGGGCAAGGCCTCGGCCTTCGTCTACGCGGCTGAAGCCGCGACCCTGCAGGCGGCCGCCGCGGCCCAGGCGGCCTTCGCAGCGCGCTACGCCGAGGATGCCGCCGCGGAGCATGAGGCCAATGTGGCGGCGGAGCTGGAGTCCGCCCAGGCGCAGTCCGCGGTGGCCGACCTGGTGCTGCGCGCTACCAGCGATCTGTTCAATGCCCTGGGCGCCTCGGCCACCAGCACCACCAAGGGGCTCGATCGCCACTGGCGCAATGCCCGCACGGCTGCCTCCCACAATCCGCTGATCTACAAGGAACGCATCGTCGGCGCCTGGGAGATCGAGGGTCACGAACCGACCTTCGTCTGGCAGATCGGCGACGGCAGCAAGCACGTCTGA
- a CDS encoding ribonuclease Z gives MDLLFLGTSAGVPTRRRNVSALALIEDQGKGWFLVDCGEATQHQLLRTPLSAADLRAICITHVHGDHCYGLPGLLASAAMTGRSQPLVLIAPQAVHDWLAATHALTALHLPFELQLHALEGFAGVSLGAWDIDAVALSHRVPSHAFRFCEARRPQRLDPAALAAAQVPRGPLWGRLHAGEDVLHEGRLLRSADYLQAAHGERRLVVAGDNDDPALLTEACQGAQVLVHEATYAQAQIDKTGQSWGHSSAAGIARFAEARGLPALLLTHFSPRYQADSGRSPSIEELRREAAAHYGGDLHLAEDFSCFRLDRQGRLKALEQSSTRVCAGHS, from the coding sequence ATGGATCTTCTCTTTCTCGGTACCTCGGCCGGGGTGCCTACGCGTCGGCGCAATGTCTCGGCCCTTGCCCTGATCGAGGACCAGGGCAAGGGCTGGTTCCTCGTCGACTGCGGCGAGGCCACCCAGCATCAGCTCCTGCGCACCCCGCTGTCGGCCGCGGATCTGCGTGCCATCTGCATCACCCATGTCCACGGCGACCACTGCTATGGCCTGCCGGGACTCCTGGCCAGCGCCGCCATGACCGGACGCAGCCAGCCACTGGTGCTGATCGCACCCCAGGCGGTCCATGACTGGCTGGCCGCTACCCATGCGCTGACCGCCCTGCACCTGCCTTTCGAGTTGCAGCTCCATGCCCTGGAAGGCTTTGCCGGCGTCTCCCTGGGTGCCTGGGATATCGACGCCGTCGCGCTCTCCCACCGCGTGCCCAGTCACGCCTTTCGCTTCTGCGAGGCCCGTCGGCCGCAGCGACTCGATCCGGCGGCTCTGGCGGCCGCCCAGGTGCCGCGCGGTCCGCTGTGGGGGCGGCTACATGCGGGAGAGGACGTGCTGCACGAGGGGCGACTGCTGCGCAGCGCCGACTACCTGCAGGCAGCCCATGGGGAACGACGATTGGTGGTGGCGGGGGACAACGACGATCCCGCCTTGCTCACAGAGGCCTGCCAGGGCGCTCAGGTGCTGGTCCATGAAGCCACTTACGCCCAGGCGCAGATCGACAAGACCGGCCAGAGCTGGGGTCACAGCAGTGCTGCCGGAATCGCCCGGTTCGCCGAGGCGCGAGGGTTGCCGGCGTTGCTGCTTACCCATTTCAGTCCGCGCTATCAGGCCGATTCGGGACGTTCGCCCTCAATCGAGGAGCTGCGCCGGGAGGCTGCCGCGCATTATGGCGGTGACTTGCACCTCGCCGAGGATTTCTCTTGCTTTCGTCTGGATCGTCAGGGGCGGCTGAAAGCCCTGGAGCAGAGCAGTACGAGAGTGTGCGCTGGTCACTCCTAG
- a CDS encoding YncE family protein, whose product MAVSFNKVSTLGAMALLSLAVAACSNRQEAPTPPPPAPAPVAAQPAAPQAPAELKRIELGYGVYELAYSPAKQSVYAATAQLTKGVTGGVIYQLDPTTLAVTGQIHTDLKNFALTTDASGETLFVTNSLDGGLSRIDLRTGKVEKRLKFNEMGRDGHPVNPRQVILHDGMLYVGGVGDPGVIWVVDAKTLTLKARIPNAGKWVTGLLYSEDTGRLYAANGSGEVLVINPRTRKIEHRWTPGDGGKYLLLNLAEDRANHQLFVTDNSEAKTVLVFDIRTGKVIKRLPVGDALAIKLNTTRNELYITQRETGRLLILDATTYAEKKAYDLKPNPNSLLVSPDGQTLYATVKTPFDKEYMNTAPESVVRIDLSAVK is encoded by the coding sequence ATGGCGGTGTCTTTCAACAAGGTTTCGACGCTGGGCGCCATGGCGCTACTGTCCCTGGCAGTGGCTGCCTGCTCCAACCGCCAGGAGGCACCGACGCCACCGCCACCCGCGCCGGCTCCCGTCGCCGCGCAACCGGCCGCGCCCCAGGCGCCTGCCGAACTCAAGCGCATCGAGCTGGGTTATGGCGTCTATGAGCTGGCCTACAGTCCGGCCAAGCAGTCGGTCTATGCCGCGACCGCCCAGTTGACCAAGGGCGTCACCGGCGGAGTGATCTATCAGCTCGATCCGACCACCCTGGCCGTCACCGGCCAGATCCACACCGATCTGAAGAACTTCGCCCTGACCACCGATGCCAGTGGCGAGACGCTGTTCGTCACCAACTCCCTGGACGGCGGCCTCAGTCGCATCGATCTGCGCACCGGCAAGGTGGAGAAGCGGCTGAAGTTCAACGAGATGGGCCGCGATGGCCATCCGGTCAATCCGCGCCAGGTCATCCTGCATGACGGCATGCTGTATGTCGGTGGCGTCGGTGATCCGGGTGTGATCTGGGTGGTGGACGCCAAGACCCTGACCCTCAAGGCGCGCATTCCCAACGCCGGCAAGTGGGTGACCGGCCTGCTGTACTCCGAAGACACCGGGCGCCTCTACGCCGCCAACGGCAGCGGTGAAGTACTGGTGATCAATCCGCGCACCCGCAAGATCGAGCACCGCTGGACGCCGGGCGATGGCGGCAAGTACCTGCTGCTGAACCTGGCCGAGGACCGGGCGAACCACCAGCTGTTCGTCACCGACAACTCCGAAGCCAAGACCGTGCTGGTCTTCGACATCCGCACCGGCAAGGTGATCAAGCGCCTGCCCGTGGGCGATGCCCTGGCGATCAAGCTCAATACCACCCGTAACGAGCTGTACATCACCCAGCGCGAGACCGGTCGGCTGCTGATCCTGGACGCCACTACCTACGCCGAGAAGAAGGCCTACGACCTCAAGCCCAATCCCAACAGCCTGCTGGTGAGCCCTGACGGCCAGACCCTGTATGCGACGGTGAAGACGCCCTTCGACAAGGAATACATGAACACCGCGCCGGAGAGCGTGGTGCGCATCGACCTCTCCGCGGTGAAGTAA
- a CDS encoding MEKHLA domain-containing protein has protein sequence MSATDLSLLPLLEASYRLWLGQPLPRPADLPEADVFAWLHERAPYALLAHGSESDPLFCYVNEQALSCFGYPRDEFIGMPSRFSASPKDRDERQRLMEAVGRQGYASGYEGWRVDKAGEAFQIHDGVVWNLVDAQGTRLGQAALFWPDPQRIGQVD, from the coding sequence TTGTCAGCTACCGATCTCAGCCTGCTTCCGTTACTGGAAGCCTCCTACCGCCTCTGGCTCGGCCAGCCGCTCCCCCGTCCCGCCGACCTGCCCGAGGCTGACGTTTTCGCCTGGCTGCATGAGCGTGCACCCTATGCCCTACTGGCCCACGGCAGCGAAAGCGATCCGTTGTTCTGCTACGTCAACGAGCAGGCCCTGAGCTGCTTTGGCTATCCTCGCGACGAATTCATCGGCATGCCCTCGCGCTTCAGCGCCTCGCCCAAGGATAGGGACGAGCGTCAGCGATTGATGGAGGCGGTGGGGCGCCAGGGTTATGCCAGCGGCTACGAAGGCTGGCGGGTAGACAAGGCGGGGGAGGCCTTCCAGATCCATGACGGCGTGGTGTGGAACCTGGTCGATGCGCAAGGCACACGGCTGGGGCAGGCGGCCTTGTTCTGGCCGGACCCGCAGCGGATCGGGCAGGTGGATTGA